TTGTTGTTGTTGCTCATTAAATACAAACCTTGTATGCTAACACCCCCACTGAACAACTACTATCTATGTCAATTCCATTTCTGATCTAAGATAATCAAATCTGTTTCTAGCTAGTGGCTTTGTCAAAGCATCAGCAATCATTTTTCCGACTCACAATACACAAGTTCAATCACTTTTTGATCAACTAAGTCATGAATGTAATGATGTCTGACATCGATGTGCTTGGTTCTTCCATTAATCTTCTCACTTGTTGCAAGCTTAATGCAACCCTGATTGTCTTCAAATAAGACGGTAGGTTCTGATGTTGCTTCTCCAAGATCCTTGAGTAATTGCTGTAACCACACAACTTCTTGACTGGCATAAGCTGCAGATATGTATTCGGCTTCTGTAGAGGACAATGCCACTGACATCTGTTTCTTGCTGGACCATGATATAGGACTGTCTCCCAATTTTAATAAGTAACCACTTGTGGATTTGCTTTCAAGATCTGGCACATACAGAACATTCCTCATATGGATCTTTTTAGTGATATCTGGAGAGATAGGACAGTATAGAAAGCCATCTCCTATTCCCACTGATTTCATGAATTGTCCATTAGCTGTAGTTATCCCTTCTGTTTTGCTTTCATCAAGCTGAGCGAAGAAACTTCGGtcatttgtcatgtgacttgtagcACCTGAGTCCACACACCATGCTTGCACAGaggtgacaccatttttggatCCGAATGCATACTCCTTTGTTTCTATGACATTCTTAGCTTGTTGCAATGCACTTTGTTTTTGCATTCTAGCTTTCCAGATTCTACAATCTGTTTTTAGGAGTCCTGGTTTCTTGCACACAAAGCATTCCCGCTTTTCTAGCTGCACGttactgtgtttatttttgtatttcgtcTTTAAAGCCGTCTCTGAACACACACTCACATTACTCATGCTTTCAGTTTTGCGCTTGTATTCATCCACAAGCTTGCCTTTAACATATTCCAGTGTCAGATCATCATCTGGACGTGCATCTAGTGCTGTTACAAGTGTCTCATAACTTTCAGGAAGTCCATTTAATAATAGCGCTGCAACATGGAAACCTTTTATCTCTTCTCCAATCCCTCGCAGTCTCTCCACCATCTCTAAGGTCTGTCTTATATAGTCCTGCATGTCCTGGTCTTTCTGTAGCTTAGTCTGATAGAGCTTTCTGATTAAATACAGTTTATTGCTGAGATTAACTATTTCATGTGCTTTCTGTAACTCTTCCCACATGTCTTTTGCAGTCTGACAGTTACATATATGTATGATTTGATCATCATCTATGCACAGGGAGATTGTGCTCTGCGCCTTCTGATCTCTGTCTAACCACTCCTCTGTGGGCTGTGCAGGTCTTGGTTCATTTATACATTTCCACGTACCTTCTCTTATAAGCAGCATTTTCATCTTGAATTTCCaagattggtagttctgattcgtCAGATTTGCAATGGAGAACTTTGCTGAGGGGATGGCAGCAGCCATTTCTGCTGTTTGTCTTTCTGTTGCTGTCTCCTGTACTCAATTGCTCTAGCTCACTGTATCTGGCTATATCCAGGGGTAATCTGTATTATATCCTGGGCTTCTGTAACAtgtcctgggcccataacctgttaGATATAATCTTTTGGGGCTAGAcaaagtacaggcagacagtctgTTGTTTCTCTGTGAAAAAACTGCGTCAGGAGCAGGAACTCTTTAATTACTTATAAGGCATAGACAAAACATGAACTCACAAacgtaacactgccatctagtgatcatacAATGTAGTAGGCACACAGCAATGACATATAGTTGTTGTTGCTCATTAAATACAAACCTTGTATAAACCACTATCCCAAATTTACCGTGCACTCCTGCCATCCATTCAGGTAGGATTGGATGGTCTACGTGGCTTGTGGCGGGCGGAGGTGGGGGAGCTGGATGGGGAGGATTGGGAAGATATGTGGGACTACCCATTCCAGCAGCTGGTTGCCACTAGGGGCAAATTGGTCCAATTCAAGATCCTCCACAGGATCTACTATACGCCCCAACGTCTACATCGCATATACCCGACCCTGTCGGCCAGCTGCTGGAGATGCTCTGGTACCCCAGCAGACTTTGCACACATATTTTGGGATTGCCCTCAGATTAAGGACTATTGGGGGGAAGTGACTCAATTTATCCAGGACCTCACTACCATCCCTATTCCCCTAACACTTAGTGTCTGCATCCTTGGCCTGGTGGAGCAATTGGCACTTGCCAAAGCAACACGCACTCTCATAGGTATCCTTCTTTTTTACGCAAGGAAAGCCATAGTATTGAAGTGGAAGTCAGCCGCCCCTCCCACGTTGAACGCATGGAAACAGATGGTTAACGCAACTATACCCCTATACAAAGCGACGTATCTGTCCCGAGGATGCCCCAAAAAATATGACAAAGTCTGGCACCTGTGGACGGACCCGGAATCCACAACAGACGATCAGCCCCCTGGGGAGTAGCTCAGAAAGACTGCATTGGTTACCACCTGTGACACTTGGAGTTCAGACCCATACCCTGATCTGGTAATGGGAGGTGAAGCATAGATAATGTGAAGACCATACCTACTCCCAAGGGCCCCTGTAGCTTTTAACTCAGTTATCAAAGATTGGGAAGAGGTTCTGCAAGTTGCAATAGCTCCTTCTGTATTCCTGTTATGTGCAACCTGAGAGGTGTTTAGGTAATGTTTAGCTAGACATGCCTAGAGTTATGGTGTGAGGTTAATTGTTCTGTCTGTTCTTTTGTATTGTTACTTTTATGCACGTTGCTACGTGCAACGCTTGGCCGGGGTATGCCCTTATGGCCCTGTTTTGTATTTCAACAACGCTGAAAATaccttaataaaaacaataaaaaaaaaaaaaatacaaaccttgtatgctaacattatttcttctgagaaatcctcacttcctgttcttctgtctgtaactccacacagtaatgcaaggctttctccctggtgtggagtgtcgttctcgccccctcccttgaggggtaggggcgagcaggagagtcaggacgttctctacgttgcagatagagaaaggagctgtgtgttagtgggcgtcctgcctctcctgctcgccccctcaagggaggggggcgagcacgacactccacaccagggagaaagccttgcattactgtgtggagttacagacagaagaacaggaagaaaatggaaggatgaggtaagtgaaggaggactgcactaaggtaaaggaagctatttaggggggggggggaattgcctttacaacccctttaagtcatccACTCAACATCATTCTCAAAGATCCACAGCCacaaagaggttgatttactaaagatgtAGAGCAAGTGaatttttactttgcaagggaatttccacttagctttgtgaatgtggtaaaaattcactttgcagaGAATACGCTATCATGTGTAAGgagcaataattaaaaaaaagagtatCTTCTAGTAGCTTACATATGATTAGATGGTGGATGATGGATaattgaaaacaaaataaaaaatttgcttaCACATGGTTGGATCATTTTCTTTTGcatgtaattgggtattctttgcaaagttaaaCTTCACTATTTTCACTAATCTCTGGGGGAAATTTCATTCCAAAATGCAACTccccttgcaaaatgaacagcctgTTTACCGTTAGAAAATCAACACCAATGACTTATCTGCCCATCTAAATATCTTTTTCATATGAGGATTTCATGTGGTACAAATCCACCCGTCGTCATTATACGTCGGCACTTACAGACCGCCCGTCGTCGTTATAGTCtgcactttgaagaggaatatcgttgttatggctagctaccataaccctggtatccgcTTCTTCAGCGGTCGGTccgcttcaagataaaagtggtctctgtggtggattcgctgcaagatcacttttatcggccgccggagaggggcccccctcccgccgctctctgatgccctccgctgcttaccagagccattggcagcggcgatcgggtctgcttcATGGCTtggcatggagacgagtgaggtgAAGATGgtgcccacccatctccatatcattgcagggcggaagcaatgcaattttattttcaaatttcatttaatttattttttattgcatttttgtgtaaatgtgagatctgaggtctttttgaccccagatctcatatttaagaggtcctgtcatgctttttttctattacaatggatgtttacattccttgtaaaagaaatataagtgacatcatttttttttaaataacagtgtaaaaatttaaaataaaaggtaaaataaataagaaattatatatatttttttaacgcgCCCCATCCTGCCGAGCTtgtgtgcagaagcaaacgcatatatgagcagcgcctgcatatgaaaactttgttcaaagcacacatgtgagcgagagcaataattctagacctcctctgtaactcaaaacatgcaagctgttgaattttttaaatgtcacctatggagatttctgctgtatttgtagctgctgactttttaaaaaaaaaatcggcggaacattctatgcattaagataataaaccttctgtgtgcagcagcccccctccccctaatatttacctgagccccatctcgatccagcgatctTTCAcgagagaggggggcagggtagAATGGACACACAAGCAgcagcttggctcaggtgcccccatagcaagctgcttgctgtgggggcactcaggagGAGGATTAGGACAGGAGAGCTGGCGGGAGACCCGAAAAGAGGACgatgggggctgctctgtgcaaaaccattacacagagcaagtaagtataacatgtttattatttttaaaccaCAAAAACaacactttagtatcactttaactacttcagatccAGGCTATAGGCAAAAGACGGCTACCTAATTTGCCGGGAGGGCGCGCGCGGCACGCTCTGTGAACGGCTAGTCTCTGAGACTCGGCTCATCACAAATCGGAATAAGGGTATGATCTCGACccctaccacgtgatcagctgtcagtcaatgacagctgatcatatgATGTAAACAGAGCAGTAATCGGCAATTTTAGACGGACATCGGTCCCAATCAAGGAGACCGAGACCGATGCTTATTTGTGCCACCTGCCGGTGCCATTTACAAGTTCacaacagtgccgcctaccagtgcctacGAGCGcgacctaccagtgcccacagtgccacctatcagtgcccacagtgccacctgtcagtgtcaccaatcagtgtcacctaccagtgccacccatcagtgtcacctaccagtgccacccatcagtgtcacctaccagtgccacccatcagtgtcacctaccagtgcccattagtgccacctatcagtgcccataagtgccacccatcagtgccaccttatctgtgcccatcagtattgccttatctgtccccatcagtactgccttttctgtccccatcagtgccaccttatctatgcctatcagtgcccgtcagtgcagcctgtcagtgcccaccagtgcagcctatcagtgcccaccagtgccgtctcatcagcgcatatcaatgaaggagaaaaattacctgtttgcaacattttataacaaactatgaaacatgattttttttttcccattttttttgtttgtttagcaaaaaataaaaaccccagcggtgattaaataccaccaaaagaaagctctattggtgggaaaaaaaatataaaaatgtcatttgggtacagcgttgtattgTCATtcaagtgcgtcagcgctgaaagctgaaaattggtctgggcaggaggggggtttaagtgcccagtaaggaagtggctaATGATGCCTTCAGCTTGCCTATGATAACTACGTCATAGCTGATATAGTGCTCACATGATCAGGAACTATAATTAGTCTGGGGGAACTAAAGCTGTCAGTGACAGCCATGTTTCACAGCTAGCAGCCATTCTTAAATTGGTactaaaggttcccgttttttttaaaagcggagttccaaccacaataagcattttttaaatgtatgtcctttcatcctgcgtttttataatataaatccggtcacttactactTTATAATCCGCCGCCTCTCcgtatagttattcaaaaaagatagtttataaaactatgtctacaccgttgtcattttgcttgtgggcattttgaagcctacaagcacttacttcctggaagtcttggatggggagtgataattgaacAGCACActacatcctgggaaatgatgacacacatttcccaggagcattagagggagatgatgtcagaatcctaggtgattccaaaggcagatttcgtgggaccacatagcaacaggcatttccagatgagtaaaaaaaataaaaaaaatgtttcccttttttaggtctaatgagcacaataatgaaaaaaaaaattgggatggaaactccactttaaagcggagttccggccacaatttcactttttaaatataaatacccctgtaatacacaagcttaatgtattctagtaaagttagtctgtaaactaaggtccgttttgttaggttgttacagcatttagacactttataaaatagaaattgactggggccatcttaagtgtgggcatcatgaagccagactgtatgacttcctggattttagccttgcagatcttgcacatgctcagtgctacacaagcagtgtaataggtttcagatcaggtttcagcacctgtactgtccaagtcacatgattctttgagactcctggaaagttacacccactacattcccaggagtctgtgcggtgtaggttaggaagcttaagcacctaggtgcaggaagagggaagattaactattctgcctagcaacaacactttgaaggcatctaaaaaaaaaaaaaattcttaaaggactaatgacatttttttaaaactactgatgtaatgttatatttatgggtggaactccactttaaataacaaacacttcatatttacctccactgtgtagttcaTTTTGCACACAGTTGCCCCGATCCtcatgttctggggtccctctgcagctCTCTCGACTCCTCtacgcaatagataaccccctctggaaagctgTCTCCAGCCttacgggtgcgctcccgtgtcatacactcggcgtacatagccgctgagtgtatgactctgccctgccccccccccccggtggccgcatcattggatttgattggcaaccgcgggagccaatggctgcgttgctatcaatctatttaaTGAAGAGCCAACAAGACGTGGGGAAAGCGAagcgggatcgcgcccatggaaattcggggctcaggtaagtaaaatgggggctcgggggggcggaCTCAGTAAGGTGTTTTttcgccttaatgcataggatgcattaaggtgaaaaaacatgagggtttacaacccctttaattaactgTTGCATGGAGTAATGGAGCAAAGGGGTAATGTCAGTGCTGCTCTCTGCACCAGTACAGTGTGAACTAAGGGGGCCTTGGCGATGCCCTCTCAGACACTGGAACCATGATGCCTTGCAATCACATAAGTCCCCAGTATTTCAGATTGAGTGATACTGATAGACTGCAGACACCTTGTGGTGAAGAAAAGACACTGTAGGGGACAACAGCAAGTGCTAAGCAGCATGAAATGCATTAAAGACTCAGTGGCATTCTATATGTACACTTGTTTAAGTGCAATAAAAGATTTGTGCAAACAATGCTATTTTGTTGCCTTCACTTCTTTGTTCTGGAAGTATTACACAGTGACAAGCTGGATGTGCATATGGTTGTTTGCTCCAGGCAAGTGCAGACCCTGTCCGAGAGATAATTGActactctgtctctcagctctggAATCTGCTTCTCTTTTTATAACATCTGGGTGacctgaaaataaaaatacaaatttagcCCAGAGTTAGGCTTTATTTCTCccttttttaaacaaacaatATGGAGATATTTCAGTCTCTGCCAATTATTGCATAATATTATAATACTATCATTATTTCCTAAAGACATATGACAAGATCAGAACACGTCCCTGCTACTCCCTCTTCGCATTGTATGTGTTACTGTTTCTCCATTTTTAAAGGGAGTGGAGTTATTGTTGTTTCTAGCTCTGTTCTCAGAGTGCGTCATTGCAGTAAGGATTTACCACCATTTTCATGTTTCTGTTCATGCTTGCTGGGCCATATTTTTGCAACAATATTTACCATAAAGCTTTGGAGGTTCTCTCAGGAGTGATTTTGCTAAACATCTGAAAATCAGTTACCTCTATTCTGAAGAGTCTGAATCATTTAAAGCATAGGATGTTTTCCCAATGTTCGAAAAAAGTGGAGCTTTTCTGACCCCGTGGTGTTACCAATTGATGTGCACTTCAGGCTCTGATGGATACTGATTGCTTGATGGATCATCTTAGGGGAAATGTTCAGAGTTAGCTTTTAGAGTAAACATATAAACATGAAGGtgaatcatttaaccacttgccgtcgccgcaccgtcgaaatacgtccacaaggtggctctgctgggcgagagcacgtaatatgacgtcctctctcccagccgccactaggtgTTACTCCCGTCACACAGACATCTGTGGCTTGCTAGACATGCTGGCTGTAAAGACTCGCTGTTTAGGAGTGTGTGGTCTAATCATCGGCTGCTGGTCCTGAGTAGCTGTTTTCAGATTCGGTTGGCAGTGGTTCTTGAAGGCTGCAAATCCAGTCCACAGCACACCTAGAGATGGTGATTGGCGCTGGAAATCCTCCACATAGAGCCGGCAGGGAGTCGTCTGGTTTGTTCTTCCGGTTTCGGGCTGCTGGTGGACTTCCAGTACATGGTGATAGAGTGGGGGGCTACAAGATGGTGAAAAGACTGTTCTGGCTGATGGTGGTGAGCAGACCGATGCGTTTCACCCACTTGCACCGTGGGTTTCTACAGAGTGATAAACTGTACTTTGATTTGTTGTGTTTTTACTTAGTTATCAACACCACCCCGAGGTGCTGCCCACCTCACCTTATACCTACCTTCAGCCCCCGATCCAGCAATCTACAACATGTTGGCCCTCTTCTAGTTGAGCAGCCTTTCCAAAGATTACTACTTCTTAATAAAAAAGCATTCTTCATCGAGTAGATTTTCCTTTAAGGACTATAAAACAAAGCCATAGATGTGCAGTACTGTGCAGATTTGCCACATAGGATGAAAGAATAACTGTAGGTCATGTCTCCTGAACCAGGTCGTCCACTTCTCTGAAATAATATGTAAAATATGTAAAACAAAGGAAGGGCTGTTGGGCTTAAGAGAGTTTTGAAATATACCTATCCATTGAAAATAAACTGTTTATTGTTGAGTGTATTGTATGGCTTCACGCCAACTGCAATGACCCCTGAGTAGCATTACAGTTCACTTGCTGATTTtacatgttcattttttttttcttaagattATGCATGGATGGGGGAGGGTAAGGATATTTGACCTTGTTAGGGAGATCTATTCTTACTTCACTGTCCTTGAGAAAAcaggaaaataaataagaaagcaGTTGttacagtgctataaaactgacAGAGGTTCCAACCCTTCCCAATTTGAttgaaaaaaagtgttttgttgTCACTGACTGGAAAGATCATCCCAAATCCTGCAATAGACATCTCTTATCCAGCAAGAGAACATCCATACCCAGTATGAGACATCCCTTATCCAGCAAGAGACAGCCCATATCCAGCTTGAGACAGCCCATATCCTGCAAGAGACAGCCTATATCCATCAAGAGACGGCCCTTATCCAGCAAGGGACAGCCCTTATCTAGCAAGAGACATCCCTTATCTAGCAAGAGACATCCCTTATCCAGCAGGAAGCATGCCATATCTAGCAAAAGACATCCTTTATCCAGGAAGAGACAGTCCATATCCAGCAAGATACATCCCTTTTGCAGCAAGAGACATCTTTTATCCAGCAAGAGACAGCCCATATCCTGCAAGAGACAGCACATATCCAGCAGGAGACAGCCAATATCCTGCAAGAGACAGCCCATATCCAGCAAGAGACATCCCTTATCCAGCAAGAGACATCCCTCCATATCCTGCAAGAGACAGTCCACATCCAGCAAGAGACAGCCCATATCCAGCAAGAGACAACCCTTATACAGCAAGAGACATCCCTTATCTAGCAAGAGACATTCCTTATCTAGCAAGAGACAGCCCATATCCAGAAAGAGACAGCCCATATCCTGCAAGAGACAGCCCATATCCTGCAGGAGACAGCCCATATCTAGCAAGAGACAGCCCTCCAGCAAGAGACAGCCCATATTCTGCAAGAGACAGCCCATATCCAGCAAGAAACATGCCATATCCAGAAAGAGACATCCCTCCATATCCAGCAAGAGACATCCCATATCCTGCAAGAGACATCccatatccagcaaagagacatctagGTAGCCCACATATCCAAGCAGCGTTAATAGACAGCCCCTGTCCAGCAACACTCAATAACTAACTTACCAAAAAAGCAATGTATCCACAGGAAAGTAGGCTAGCACATCGTACCACAGATCTTCCTGAAAGCTGCTATTGGTGCCAGAGGTGGCAGAACGCCATTGGGTgtcttccatcagaaaaaaagtaatggaaataatcaaaaagagacagaaaaaaaaatgaatagggtTTTCTATCTTTCCTATTTTATCCGAAAACCAAAATAAGTTTTTGGTTGATATATACTGTACTTCAAGTGAAAaactattaaagtagaactatagaaaaactttttttttttaattttgaatagggCAAGGATAGGTTATAAACTCTGATaggtttttttgccatctgtgttccattggggagatttcccttcacttcttttcccatagccaaacaggaagtgagtggaaatccaTTGGAAACCCACAGGTAACCAAAACTAGTGGTCCCGATTGGAAGATTTTCTCTcttttacttttctggggacaaatcaaaatgtgtgtttttcttttactttcactttcaatgataatggtaactaccctaaggctgcattcacatctatgcgacagcggcgtacggcgtacgcggcgtattttgccgcgagtgtgtatctttttttttttcagattcttcccattgctgtcaatgggcgaacgccaatgtcgcctgaaaaaaagggtccgggactttttttcaggcgacaggcgttcggcgtctatgagatgtgaaccatctccatagacagcaatgggaattctcccctctagcggcagaagcgtccggcgttgggcgtttttttcgcatagatgtgaatggagcctaacggGGACacatccgcgtacacacgaccgttttttgggttgtaaaaaattatgtttttaatggtgtagaaaaaacaaagttcaacccgatcgttaaaacggccttgcctacacacgatcatgaaaaaaatgctctagcaaatcacggtgacgtacaacacgtacaacggcactataaaggggaagttccattcagatggcgccacctgtggggctgtttttgctgattccgtgttagtagaagacgatttgcgcttttcagtctgttacagcgtgatgaatgtgcttactccattacgaacgctagttttaccagaacgagcgctcccgtctc
The sequence above is drawn from the Rana temporaria chromosome 4, aRanTem1.1, whole genome shotgun sequence genome and encodes:
- the LOC120935666 gene encoding serine/threonine-protein kinase BUR1-like — encoded protein: MPYLAKDILYPGRDSPYPARYIPFAARDIFYPARDSPYPARDSTYPAGDSQYPARDSPYPARDIPYPARDIPPYPARDSPHPARDSPYPARDNPYTARDIPYLARDIPYLARDSPYPERDSPYPARDSPYPAGDSPYLARDSPPARDSPYSARDSPYPARNMPYPERDIPPYPARDIPYPARDIPYPAKRHLGSPHIQAALIDSPCPATLNN